The following proteins are encoded in a genomic region of Acidobacteriota bacterium:
- a CDS encoding CDP-alcohol phosphatidyltransferase family protein → MSDPQVSTKVLTIPNILTFLRIGLIPVFAILLVYQRVGWALVVFTIAGVSDGIDGFVARRYKQESELGTIIDPIADKLLMTTAFVMLTMSSVMGTPRHLPVPFWVTATVIGRDVAIVAIAGAINVMTGFRGFKPSWLGKASTFVQVIGVIAILVAAVFPELRGFYLPTVYTTVAGFAVFSGIHYIFHVAKLMREAEKE, encoded by the coding sequence ATGAGCGACCCACAAGTTTCGACCAAGGTCCTGACGATCCCAAATATCCTGACTTTCCTGAGGATCGGGCTAATACCGGTTTTTGCCATCCTCCTTGTATACCAACGCGTCGGCTGGGCTCTTGTTGTTTTTACTATCGCAGGTGTGTCTGACGGTATTGACGGTTTTGTTGCCCGCAGATACAAACAAGAATCTGAGCTCGGCACTATCATCGATCCGATCGCCGATAAGCTGCTGATGACGACCGCGTTCGTGATGCTGACGATGTCGAGCGTTATGGGAACACCGCGTCACCTTCCGGTGCCGTTTTGGGTGACGGCGACGGTTATCGGCCGTGATGTGGCGATCGTAGCGATCGCCGGTGCAATAAATGTGATGACCGGTTTTCGCGGATTCAAACCGTCATGGCTCGGAAAGGCGAGCACCTTTGTCCAGGTAATCGGCGTCATTGCAATACTTGTTGCAGCCGTTTTCCCCGAACTTCGGGGATTCTATCTTCCTACTGTTTATACAACGGTAGCCGGATTCGCAGTTTTCTCCGGCATCCATTACATCTTCCACGTCGCCAAACTAATGCGTGAAGCCGAAAAAGAATAA
- a CDS encoding pyrroline-5-carboxylate reductase encodes MSTKLNDLHLAFIGCGVMGESMVAGLLRRELVDPKNIAASHPRESRRSELTEKYGIAVFESNAEAAKTVVGQANSAVLICVKPQRLARVLSDLTGVLHLDQLVLSIVAGARIEHLADELGTAKIVRAMPNTPSQIGAGITAWTCTDAVVDAERGHVREILAALGKELFVETENMIDMATSLSATGPTYIFMVMEALTDAGVHLGFSRDMAKELVQETMLGSVKFAMESHRHPAELRNMVTSPGGTSAEAIYQMEKGSLRTVLSKAVYAAYKRAVDLGKKG; translated from the coding sequence ATGTCAACGAAACTCAACGATCTGCATCTGGCATTTATCGGCTGCGGCGTGATGGGCGAATCGATGGTCGCTGGACTGCTGCGGCGTGAACTGGTCGATCCGAAGAACATCGCGGCGAGCCACCCACGCGAGTCACGGCGCTCAGAACTCACGGAAAAGTACGGCATCGCCGTGTTTGAGAGCAACGCCGAAGCCGCCAAAACCGTGGTCGGGCAGGCGAATTCGGCGGTCTTGATCTGCGTTAAGCCGCAGCGGCTTGCTCGCGTCCTCAGCGATCTTACCGGCGTTTTGCATCTTGATCAGCTTGTTCTTTCGATCGTCGCCGGAGCGAGAATTGAGCACCTTGCCGACGAACTCGGCACGGCGAAGATCGTTCGCGCAATGCCTAACACGCCTTCGCAGATCGGTGCGGGAATAACGGCGTGGACGTGTACCGACGCTGTCGTCGACGCTGAACGCGGACATGTTCGCGAAATACTCGCCGCTCTTGGCAAAGAGTTGTTCGTCGAGACCGAAAATATGATCGACATGGCGACATCATTATCGGCAACGGGGCCAACATATATCTTTATGGTGATGGAAGCCCTGACCGACGCCGGCGTCCACCTCGGCTTCTCACGCGACATGGCCAAGGAACTCGTTCAGGAAACGATGCTAGGTTCGGTAAAATTCGCGATGGAATCGCACAGACATCCGGCGGAGCTTCGCAATATGGTCACTTCGCCCGGCGGCACATCCGCGGAGGCTATCTATCAAATGGAGAAAGGTTCGTTGAGGACAGTGCTGTCGAAAGCCGTATATGCCGCTTACAAACGCGCTGTAGATCTCGGGAAAAAGGGTTAA
- a CDS encoding GNAT family N-acetyltransferase, protein MAAKTIEIRNAEDRDKPAIWQIIKAVIAGGDTYVFSPDSTEDEMMAFWFTPDKHNYIAVDDGEVVATFWLRANNPGLGRHVGNAAYMVAPSAAGKGIGKQSALWSLGEARRLGFTAMQFNFVVRSNTVAVKLWQSIGFEIIGEIPDAMNHAQNGLTNAYIMAGSSKPN, encoded by the coding sequence ATGGCAGCAAAAACGATCGAGATCCGCAATGCCGAAGACCGCGATAAGCCCGCGATCTGGCAGATAATTAAGGCCGTCATTGCCGGTGGCGATACGTATGTTTTTTCACCTGACTCGACCGAAGATGAGATGATGGCGTTTTGGTTTACGCCGGACAAGCACAACTATATCGCCGTTGACGACGGCGAGGTCGTCGCGACATTTTGGCTGCGGGCGAACAATCCGGGCCTGGGGAGACACGTCGGGAACGCCGCCTATATGGTCGCTCCTTCAGCTGCGGGTAAGGGCATCGGCAAGCAGAGCGCTCTGTGGTCGCTCGGCGAGGCACGTCGGCTTGGCTTCACAGCGATGCAGTTCAATTTTGTTGTCCGATCCAACACCGTCGCGGTCAAACTGTGGCAAAGTATCGGTTTCGAGATCATCGGCGAGATCCCCGACGCGATGAACCACGCACAAAACGGCCTGACGAATGCGTACATTATGGCCGGAAGCTCTAAGCCAAATTAG
- a CDS encoding metallophosphoesterase — protein sequence MRTAAPKRVKLAERINAYVTSEAPLRAMAGNWSKTAKVAMDEANSLSLEHVDITLDRLPKKLDGFKIVHLSDIHHSPFTGLEHIERVIKVANRLRPDMIMLTGDYVSHEREYIAPVAAALGHLKSRFGTFACLGNHDHWTDAELVTHLFRGEGINMLVNEGVRIEARGSSFWLAGVDDYMVGKTDIVSALRGSFPDEMKLLLAHNPLIFREAVRAGVDLTLSGHTHGGQIKIRDEEKRILPRRKLKAGLHARKNSQVYITRGIGTVVVPMRYQCPPEISLLELRAAE from the coding sequence ATGAGAACCGCTGCACCAAAACGTGTCAAACTGGCTGAACGTATAAATGCTTACGTTACCAGCGAAGCACCGCTTCGGGCGATGGCGGGGAATTGGTCAAAGACAGCCAAGGTCGCAATGGACGAGGCCAACAGCCTGTCGCTCGAGCACGTCGATATCACGCTCGACCGCCTGCCCAAAAAACTTGATGGCTTTAAGATAGTTCATCTATCAGATATTCATCATAGCCCGTTCACTGGCCTAGAACATATCGAGCGCGTTATCAAAGTGGCCAATCGACTCCGGCCGGATATGATAATGCTTACCGGCGATTATGTCTCGCATGAGCGTGAATACATTGCTCCGGTAGCGGCCGCATTAGGGCATTTGAAGTCGCGGTTCGGTACGTTCGCCTGCCTCGGCAATCACGATCATTGGACCGATGCGGAGCTTGTTACGCACCTTTTCCGCGGCGAAGGGATTAACATGCTCGTCAACGAGGGTGTCAGGATCGAGGCCCGCGGATCGTCATTTTGGCTCGCTGGCGTTGATGATTATATGGTCGGCAAGACCGACATCGTCTCGGCCCTCAGAGGTTCATTTCCGGACGAAATGAAATTGCTCCTCGCACACAATCCGCTGATATTCCGCGAGGCAGTAAGGGCAGGTGTCGATCTAACGCTGAGCGGACACACGCACGGCGGGCAGATCAAGATACGCGACGAAGAGAAACGAATTTTGCCCCGACGCAAACTCAAGGCCGGGCTGCACGCACGCAAAAATTCACAGGTTTACATCACCCGCGGCATCGGCACGGTCGTGGTCCCGATGCGATACCAATGTCCGCCCGAGATCTCGTTGTTGGAGTTAAGAGCGGCGGAATGA
- a CDS encoding PD40 domain-containing protein, whose protein sequence is MKRTSTRLIVVDHRAILLAVLAFAAIVGFLGFSRESSTKDVATQPTALGRLAYDRTDFTTSGFGYIAIASSNSDGTGTVNLAGAGVPPIYNNNPSWNSVGTKIVYETDNEIWVMNSDGSGKVNLTNTQTGIASERDPSWSSTGKIAYERNSEIWTMDANGMMQAPFPGITQPLPADPAYSPDGIKLAFQSGGDIWIINTDGTNERRLTGPNYYDSGPAWSPDGTKIIFSKGGSGISVINIDGTSEVALTNGIGDRAPSWSNDGTKIAYVRRGTSINGLDGIYTMDAVGGNQIRTLADNPTSPGRTEHNNPAWQPVAVQPNTVIISGRINRNGESLAGVTVNLSGSATMAATTNVLGEFSFGNLPSGGSYTVTPTLANHIFTPSRKIFNGVTTNRIADFAGGQTCSTPGCKVNGKVTFVRGSDIFISSVDGTTLINLTNGGNVNEDPAFSPDGNKVAFMSDRDATRQIYQVNTNGTNLQRLTNNSGNNEYPAYSPDGSKIVFVSNRDGNPEIYTMNAADGSNLQRLTNNSVVDKEPSFSIDGTKVVFARAYESTPQGRTAIYTMNAADGSNAVQITFPSTAAPLSDNNPSFSPDGTKLLFRRYDSGPFRSEFFIANADGANPVSMGFSGFIYKPSFSPDGTRVIYSGISGVGTYNIYSSPISGGTGTLMLSNGHHVDWQPVAPAVRRPPFDFDGDGKADVAVFRPSEGMWYILRSSDSGFNQTPFALAGDLPVAADFDGDSKTDIAIHRPSNGDFWSLSSLNGQQINYRLGQTGDIAMPSDIDGDGRSDYVVYRPSNGHWYRVSTATGVQSDIWFGAAGDKPVIVDFNGDGIADPAIFRPSDGNWWWHSSADGVQRAIRWGIAEDIPAPADFDGDGKTDLAVFRPSTGVWYIVNSGNGSFTIFPFGLLGDKPVPADYDGDGRADAAVYRPSDGIWYLLRSSAGFTGVRWGIASDVPVPNVFIH, encoded by the coding sequence ATGAAACGAACTTCCACAAGACTTATTGTTGTTGATCATCGGGCGATCCTTTTGGCTGTGCTGGCGTTTGCCGCAATAGTCGGCTTCTTGGGCTTTTCCCGGGAATCGTCGACCAAGGATGTTGCCACCCAACCAACAGCCCTAGGCCGACTCGCCTATGACCGGACGGATTTCACTACGAGCGGCTTTGGGTACATTGCCATTGCTTCGTCCAACAGCGATGGAACCGGCACCGTAAACCTTGCGGGTGCAGGCGTTCCGCCAATTTACAACAACAATCCTTCGTGGAACTCGGTCGGCACAAAGATCGTTTACGAAACCGACAATGAGATCTGGGTGATGAACTCCGACGGGAGCGGGAAGGTAAATCTCACCAATACACAAACCGGAATCGCGTCCGAACGCGATCCGTCGTGGTCCTCGACCGGCAAGATCGCCTACGAACGCAATTCAGAGATCTGGACGATGGATGCGAACGGCATGATGCAAGCACCCTTCCCAGGGATCACGCAGCCCCTGCCCGCCGACCCGGCATATTCGCCGGACGGCATCAAACTCGCGTTCCAATCCGGCGGCGATATTTGGATAATAAACACCGACGGCACAAATGAACGCCGCCTGACGGGCCCCAACTACTATGATTCGGGTCCGGCGTGGTCACCGGACGGCACGAAAATTATCTTCTCCAAAGGCGGCTCCGGCATCTCGGTCATCAACATTGACGGCACCAGCGAAGTTGCGTTGACCAATGGTATCGGGGACCGTGCCCCTTCGTGGTCAAACGACGGTACAAAAATCGCCTATGTCAGACGCGGAACCTCGATCAACGGTTTAGACGGCATTTATACGATGGATGCGGTAGGCGGCAATCAGATTCGCACCCTAGCAGACAATCCAACAAGTCCTGGCCGTACCGAACATAACAATCCGGCTTGGCAACCCGTTGCAGTCCAACCAAATACTGTAATAATTAGCGGCCGTATTAACAGAAATGGCGAAAGCCTCGCGGGTGTTACTGTCAATCTATCCGGTTCGGCGACAATGGCGGCGACCACGAATGTGTTGGGCGAGTTTAGCTTCGGAAACCTCCCGAGCGGCGGTTCTTACACCGTGACGCCGACACTCGCAAACCACATTTTCACTCCGAGTCGAAAGATCTTCAACGGTGTTACTACAAACCGGATCGCAGATTTCGCCGGCGGCCAGACGTGCTCTACGCCGGGCTGCAAGGTGAATGGCAAGGTAACGTTCGTTCGCGGCTCGGACATCTTCATTTCGAGCGTTGATGGTACGACCCTGATCAATCTCACCAATGGGGGCAACGTTAACGAAGACCCTGCATTCTCACCGGACGGCAACAAGGTCGCCTTTATGTCCGATCGAGACGCAACCCGTCAAATCTATCAGGTAAATACAAACGGAACGAATCTCCAGCGATTGACCAATAATTCAGGTAACAATGAATATCCGGCATATTCACCGGACGGTTCGAAGATAGTGTTTGTAAGCAATCGCGACGGAAACCCGGAGATCTATACGATGAATGCGGCGGATGGCTCGAATCTGCAGCGGTTGACCAACAATTCGGTTGTGGACAAAGAACCTTCGTTTTCAATCGATGGCACAAAGGTCGTTTTTGCTAGAGCTTATGAAAGCACGCCACAGGGTAGAACGGCGATCTACACGATGAATGCCGCTGACGGTTCGAACGCTGTGCAGATCACGTTTCCGTCAACGGCCGCTCCGCTCTCTGATAATAATCCGTCATTTTCGCCGGATGGAACTAAACTGCTGTTTCGGCGGTACGATAGTGGGCCATTTCGGTCGGAATTTTTTATCGCAAATGCTGACGGGGCAAATCCGGTTTCCATGGGCTTCAGCGGATTTATTTACAAACCTTCGTTCTCGCCGGATGGAACACGGGTTATTTACTCGGGTATATCAGGAGTTGGAACTTATAATATCTACTCTTCGCCAATAAGCGGAGGAACCGGAACGTTGATGTTGTCGAATGGCCATCACGTTGATTGGCAGCCCGTAGCACCTGCGGTCAGAAGGCCACCGTTCGACTTTGACGGCGATGGAAAAGCAGATGTCGCGGTATTCCGTCCGAGCGAAGGCATGTGGTATATACTTCGCAGTTCTGATTCTGGCTTCAATCAGACACCTTTTGCGTTGGCGGGCGATCTGCCGGTAGCGGCCGATTTTGACGGTGATTCAAAGACCGACATTGCGATCCATCGGCCGTCAAACGGTGATTTCTGGTCGCTCAGCTCTTTGAACGGCCAGCAGATCAACTACCGTCTTGGCCAGACCGGTGACATCGCCATGCCGTCCGATATCGACGGTGACGGGCGTTCGGACTATGTGGTTTACCGGCCGTCGAACGGCCATTGGTATCGCGTAAGCACCGCGACAGGAGTACAGTCCGACATTTGGTTTGGGGCTGCCGGCGATAAACCCGTTATCGTTGATTTTAATGGCGATGGGATCGCCGATCCGGCTATTTTCCGTCCATCGGATGGTAATTGGTGGTGGCACAGCAGTGCTGACGGAGTGCAGCGGGCGATTCGCTGGGGCATCGCCGAGGATATCCCTGCTCCGGCCGATTTCGACGGAGATGGAAAGACGGATCTTGCCGTTTTCCGGCCTTCCACCGGAGTCTGGTACATCGTTAACAGCGGCAACGGATCATTCACCATCTTTCCTTTTGGATTGTTGGGTGATAAGCCGGTGCCTGCCGATTACGACGGTGACGGCAGAGCCGATGCTGCCGTTTACCGGCCGTCCGATGGCATATGGTACCTGTTGCGCTCAAGTGCAGGATTTACGGGCGTTCGCTGGGGCATTGCCTCCGATGTTCCCGTGCCGAATGTATTCATTCACTAG
- a CDS encoding CSLREA domain-containing protein — MPRSQTGLKLTVVMSRVRWIIVIAILAGVALPAIALRLIGTTTVSAQITDDQIAAPEATTVISGNLAPITINDNTTASLYPSEATVSGVNTSITRVRVQLNNFSHTFPDDVDIILEGPQGQRAMVMSDAGAGIDVSGLKLIFDSTAALSAVLPDELPLTTGTFRAANYGNTPTLFTDTFPAPFPAPNTLTDAPADLSVFHQTNPNGQWKLYVVDDATQDTGSIAGGWTLLVMVPAIFTVNSTNDPGNGVCDGSECTLREAINAAIAAPGNSDQISFDSSFNTPKTIDLLTPLPDITESMAIAGPGANLLTVRRSFNAVTDFRIFTIPIGITTGVAISGMTITGGRDTGPFGGGGIYSQSLLTLANVHVTGNQASNDGGGVLLRFADGLFTRSTFSDNRAGDFGGGIATLIDDRTLRLVSSTISGNVANTGGGIMNNANASSSVNSILEVIGSTIANNTSTGFSPVGGIATTVSPGAGASATTTLRNSIVANNTPINLAKFGSTATVTTNGFNLSDNYNGVFTPLANDITSATPRLAPLALYGGQTPTHALLGGSPAIDAGNSSGASTDQRGRTRPFDLPFAPNVNGTDGADIGAVEMYSFFLVTNAGGVGSNSLRDAVGSSPTNSDILFDPTFFNTPRTITLGGTELVIDRNLNIIAPGANLVTVSGGNQSRVFNINSGSTATLSEMTITGGNGSGGGGGAINVFSPNTTLNLNRSRITGNTVTNGNGGGLLNSDNAVVNISDSTFDNNTSTFNGGAIQNETATLMTIRNTTISGNTANSSSPLGGGGIHQTGTGTLTINNSTITNNTAAGNGGGIRMANGSINVRNTIIAGNIDASGGNAPNIFGTFVSNGFNLIGNSAGGSGFTNGVNSDQVGSAAVVLNPGLASLALNGGQMPTHALLFASPALDKGNSSGATSDQRGLRRPVDLPATNAPNSDGSDIGAFEAQTAPVAQNRAPFDYDGDNKTDISIFRPGPGEWWLSRSSNGSNFATQFGSSSDKIVPADFTGDGKADIAFWRPSNGNWFVLRSEDLTFFAFPFGTNGDVPVPADFDGDLKADAAVFRPSTLTWIIQKSTGGVDFIGFGALNDKPVVADYTGDGKADIAIFRPNGGTSEWWVRRSSDGSVFALQFGASTDRPVPGDFTGDGKADIAFWRPSNGNWFVLRSEDFSFFAFPFGTNGDVPAPGDYDGDGKFDAGVFRPSNFTWFIDRSTAGTLIQTFGIAGDIPTPSAYIP, encoded by the coding sequence ATGCCGAGATCACAGACGGGTTTGAAGCTGACGGTCGTAATGAGCAGGGTTCGATGGATCATTGTTATTGCCATTCTTGCCGGAGTCGCGCTCCCCGCGATCGCGTTAAGGTTGATCGGGACGACGACCGTCTCGGCGCAGATCACTGATGACCAGATCGCCGCTCCCGAAGCGACGACCGTGATCTCGGGCAATCTTGCGCCGATCACGATCAATGACAACACGACCGCATCGCTCTATCCGTCCGAAGCGACCGTCAGCGGCGTCAATACGTCGATCACGCGGGTCCGTGTGCAGTTGAACAACTTCTCTCATACGTTTCCGGACGATGTCGATATCATTCTCGAAGGCCCGCAGGGGCAGCGGGCGATGGTGATGTCGGACGCCGGAGCCGGTATCGATGTTAGCGGCCTAAAGTTGATCTTTGATTCGACGGCGGCCTTATCCGCAGTTTTGCCGGATGAATTGCCGCTGACGACCGGCACATTTCGGGCGGCGAATTACGGAAACACCCCGACTCTTTTCACCGACACGTTTCCCGCTCCGTTTCCTGCTCCGAACACATTGACCGACGCACCGGCCGATCTGAGCGTATTTCACCAGACAAACCCAAACGGACAGTGGAAGCTGTATGTGGTTGATGACGCCACGCAGGACACGGGCTCGATCGCGGGCGGCTGGACGCTGCTTGTGATGGTGCCAGCGATCTTTACTGTCAATTCAACGAATGACCCCGGCAACGGCGTTTGCGACGGTTCGGAATGCACCCTTCGGGAGGCGATCAACGCCGCCATCGCCGCCCCCGGCAACAGCGATCAGATCAGTTTCGATTCCAGCTTTAACACGCCGAAGACCATCGATCTCCTCACGCCACTTCCCGACATCACCGAAAGCATGGCGATTGCCGGCCCCGGAGCGAATCTACTCACCGTGCGACGCTCCTTTAACGCAGTCACGGACTTTCGCATCTTCACGATTCCTATCGGCATCACGACCGGTGTCGCCATAAGCGGAATGACTATCACCGGCGGGCGTGATACCGGGCCTTTCGGCGGCGGGGGCATCTACAGCCAGAGTCTTCTGACGCTGGCCAATGTTCATGTAACCGGCAATCAAGCAAGCAACGACGGGGGCGGAGTGTTATTGAGGTTCGCTGATGGACTATTTACAAGAAGCACGTTTAGCGACAACAGGGCAGGCGACTTCGGCGGCGGAATCGCGACCCTCATAGATGATCGTACTTTGCGGTTGGTGAGTAGCACGATAAGCGGCAATGTCGCGAACACTGGCGGCGGCATCATGAATAACGCGAATGCCTCAAGCAGCGTCAACAGCATATTGGAGGTAATCGGTAGTACCATTGCCAACAACACGTCGACAGGATTCAGCCCCGTAGGCGGCATTGCTACCACGGTCAGCCCTGGAGCAGGGGCTTCCGCAACGACGACCCTCAGGAACAGCATTGTCGCGAACAACACACCGATCAATTTGGCGAAATTCGGTAGCACGGCAACTGTCACGACCAATGGCTTTAATCTGAGCGACAACTACAACGGCGTGTTCACACCGCTCGCCAACGACATCACCAGCGCGACACCGCGACTTGCTCCCTTAGCGCTCTACGGCGGGCAAACGCCGACGCACGCTTTGCTCGGCGGCAGTCCGGCGATCGACGCAGGCAACAGTTCCGGCGCGTCGACCGACCAGCGTGGGCGGACTCGTCCATTTGATTTGCCGTTCGCTCCCAATGTCAATGGCACGGACGGCGCAGACATCGGCGCGGTGGAAATGTATTCGTTCTTTCTCGTGACCAACGCAGGCGGAGTGGGATCAAACAGCCTGCGCGACGCAGTTGGCTCATCGCCCACGAACAGCGACATTTTGTTTGACCCGACATTTTTCAACACGCCGCGCACCATCACGCTCGGCGGGACGGAATTGGTTATAGACAGAAACCTGAACATCATCGCCCCCGGCGCAAATCTCGTGACCGTTTCGGGCGGTAACCAAAGCCGCGTCTTTAACATCAACTCCGGCTCTACCGCCACCTTGAGCGAAATGACCATCACCGGCGGAAATGGGAGCGGCGGTGGCGGCGGTGCGATCAATGTCTTTAGTCCAAACACCACTTTAAACCTCAACCGCTCGCGCATTACAGGCAATACGGTAACGAACGGCAACGGCGGCGGGTTATTGAACAGCGATAATGCAGTGGTGAATATCAGCGACTCGACTTTTGATAACAACACCTCAACATTCAATGGAGGTGCAATTCAAAATGAAACCGCAACGCTGATGACGATTCGCAATACAACCATCTCCGGCAACACGGCAAATAGTTCATCACCCCTTGGCGGCGGCGGTATCCATCAAACCGGCACCGGAACGCTGACAATTAACAACTCCACCATTACAAACAACACAGCTGCCGGAAATGGCGGAGGTATCCGTATGGCAAATGGTTCAATCAACGTCCGCAACACCATCATTGCCGGAAACATAGACGCTTCGGGCGGCAATGCGCCTAACATCTTCGGCACATTTGTTTCTAATGGCTTCAATCTCATCGGCAACTCTGCCGGCGGCTCAGGCTTTACAAATGGCGTTAACAGCGATCAGGTCGGTTCAGCCGCGGTGGTGTTGAATCCGGGACTTGCTTCCTTAGCACTAAACGGCGGGCAAATGCCGACTCACGCGTTGCTTTTCGCAAGCCCTGCTCTCGACAAAGGCAACAGTTCCGGCGCAACCTCAGACCAACGCGGCCTCAGACGCCCCGTCGATCTGCCCGCAACGAACGCCCCAAACAGCGACGGCTCCGACATCGGTGCATTCGAGGCACAGACGGCGCCTGTTGCTCAGAATCGAGCCCCATTTGATTACGACGGCGACAACAAGACGGACATCTCGATATTCCGTCCCGGGCCCGGCGAATGGTGGTTGTCTCGGTCATCGAATGGAAGTAATTTCGCGACGCAGTTTGGGTCATCGTCCGACAAGATCGTACCGGCCGATTTTACGGGAGACGGCAAGGCAGACATCGCATTCTGGCGGCCGTCGAACGGTAATTGGTTCGTATTGCGAAGCGAAGACCTGACGTTCTTTGCGTTCCCGTTCGGTACGAACGGAGATGTGCCTGTTCCTGCGGATTTCGACGGTGATCTCAAAGCCGATGCGGCCGTTTTCCGTCCATCGACGCTTACCTGGATCATCCAAAAATCGACCGGAGGGGTCGATTTCATCGGATTCGGAGCATTGAATGACAAGCCTGTGGTCGCCGATTACACCGGGGACGGAAAAGCAGACATCGCAATATTTCGTCCGAACGGGGGCACTTCTGAGTGGTGGGTCCGCCGCAGTTCCGACGGCAGCGTATTTGCACTGCAATTTGGAGCCTCGACGGATCGTCCGGTTCCGGGCGATTTTACGGGTGACGGAAAAGCAGACATTGCTTTTTGGCGGCCGTCGAACGGGAACTGGTTCGTACTTCGTTCCGAAGACTTTTCTTTCTTTGCGTTCCCATTTGGTACAAATGGCGATGTTCCGGCACCGGGAGATTATGATGGCGACGGCAAATTTGACGCTGGGGTCTTCCGTCCGTCTAACTTCACGTGGTTTATCGACCGCTCGACTGCCGGAACGTTGATCCAGACGTTCGGCATCGCCGGTGACATCCCGACGCCAAGTGCTTACATACCTTAA
- a CDS encoding tyrosine--tRNA ligase, whose translation MTIDEQLEYLKKGTVDVIREEDLRKKLERSAKTGRPLRVKLGLDPTAPDIHVGHTVVIRKLKAFQDLGHTVIFLIGDFTGMIGDPSGKNVTRPPLSREEINVNAETYKRQMFKLLDPEKTELRFNGEWLDKFTAADFVKLCAKTTVKQILERDDFTKRMNEEKPISLHELLYPLVQGYDSVALNADVELGGTDQKFNLLMGRNLQREYDQEPQVIITTPLLEGLDGVQKMSKSLGNYIGIEDAPNEMFGKIMSISDELMWKYYELLTDLTPSEISNLRSEVSNGGNPRDEKVNLAKRIIADFHSNEDAAMAEEDFVKRFVQTEVPDEIDEKHIAAGNFALAQLLADTGLAASKGEARRLIEQGGVRVNNEKAAAANAEIVIDQNGVLLQVGKRKFLRVFGS comes from the coding sequence ATGACCATTGACGAACAACTCGAATACCTCAAAAAAGGCACGGTCGATGTGATACGTGAGGAAGATTTGCGGAAAAAGCTTGAACGGTCGGCGAAGACCGGAAGACCACTGCGCGTCAAGCTTGGGCTCGACCCGACCGCACCGGATATTCATGTCGGGCATACGGTTGTGATCCGAAAGTTGAAGGCCTTTCAGGACCTCGGACATACGGTGATCTTTTTGATCGGCGATTTTACCGGAATGATCGGTGACCCTTCGGGCAAGAACGTGACGCGGCCGCCGTTGTCGCGTGAAGAGATAAATGTGAACGCCGAGACGTATAAGCGGCAGATGTTCAAGCTGCTTGACCCGGAAAAGACAGAGCTCCGGTTTAACGGTGAATGGCTCGATAAGTTTACGGCGGCCGATTTTGTAAAACTGTGTGCGAAAACGACGGTCAAACAGATCCTCGAACGCGACGATTTTACAAAGCGGATGAACGAGGAAAAACCGATCTCGCTGCACGAGCTGCTCTATCCGCTCGTCCAGGGCTACGACAGCGTTGCACTAAATGCGGACGTGGAACTTGGTGGCACCGATCAAAAATTCAACCTCTTGATGGGCCGCAATCTTCAGCGTGAATACGATCAGGAACCGCAGGTGATCATCACCACGCCGCTGCTCGAGGGCCTCGACGGCGTCCAGAAAATGTCCAAATCACTTGGCAATTACATCGGCATCGAAGACGCCCCGAATGAGATGTTCGGTAAGATAATGTCGATATCGGACGAGTTGATGTGGAAGTATTATGAGCTGCTGACCGACCTCACTCCATCGGAAATTTCAAATCTCAGGTCTGAAGTTTCAAATGGCGGTAATCCTCGCGATGAAAAGGTAAACCTCGCCAAGCGGATAATCGCGGATTTTCATTCGAACGAAGATGCAGCGATGGCCGAAGAGGATTTCGTCAAACGCTTCGTCCAGACAGAGGTGCCCGACGAGATCGACGAAAAGCATATTGCCGCCGGGAACTTTGCATTAGCGCAATTGCTCGCTGATACGGGACTTGCGGCATCAAAGGGCGAAGCCCGCCGCCTTATCGAACAAGGCGGTGTAAGGGTCAATAATGAAAAGGCGGCCGCCGCAAATGCGGAGATCGTGATCGATCAGAACGGTGTCCTGCTGCAGGTCGGCAAACGAAAGTTTCTGAGGGTCTTCGGTTCGTAA